A region from the Candidatus Cloacimonadota bacterium genome encodes:
- the lpxK gene encoding tetraacyldisaccharide 4'-kinase encodes MNLQELARRHLHQRSALSHLLLPLGNLNAALQTLRRSRFQGWRAPCRVVSVGNLGSGGSGKTPFCVYLALLLQEMGIKVALSHRGCGGSRERFPSLVSNRSNIILGVKDSGDEAQLLAQKLPGIPVVVGKRRVAAISLLLAEYPDLDVVILDDGFQHLKIARDLDLVCFDAKLGLGNGRVIPAGWLREPLSALQSADALVLIQKEAQTPSLGNLPASARTALKCFYQALDVIDSQGNAFPLDILQNRKLVLISSIALPDSFEDSVHALGLNWETHFRFPDHHPFSQPAEIDPILQALGDDGVLLCTEKDLPKLALHKSLNPLALRMKLVCADEPRLKRLVLEKVRDGD; translated from the coding sequence TTGAATCTACAAGAGCTGGCGCGCCGACACCTTCACCAACGCAGCGCTCTCAGCCATCTGCTTCTCCCTTTGGGAAACCTCAACGCCGCGCTTCAAACCCTGCGCCGAAGCCGCTTTCAAGGCTGGCGCGCTCCCTGCCGGGTGGTCAGTGTGGGAAATCTGGGGAGCGGAGGTAGCGGAAAAACCCCTTTTTGCGTCTATTTGGCGCTCTTACTCCAGGAAATGGGCATCAAAGTCGCGCTCTCTCATCGTGGCTGTGGCGGAAGCCGGGAACGCTTTCCCAGCCTCGTTTCCAACCGCTCAAACATCATCCTGGGCGTCAAAGATTCCGGTGACGAAGCCCAGCTTTTGGCTCAAAAACTTCCCGGAATCCCCGTCGTGGTGGGGAAGAGGCGGGTGGCGGCGATTTCCTTGCTTTTGGCGGAATATCCCGACCTCGATGTGGTGATTCTGGACGATGGTTTCCAACACCTCAAAATCGCCCGCGACCTCGATTTGGTCTGCTTCGACGCCAAACTTGGCCTCGGAAACGGACGCGTCATTCCCGCCGGTTGGCTGCGTGAACCCCTCTCGGCTCTCCAAAGCGCGGACGCCCTGGTTTTAATCCAAAAAGAAGCCCAAACCCCATCCCTGGGAAACCTCCCCGCCAGCGCCAGAACCGCCCTCAAATGCTTCTATCAAGCCCTCGATGTCATTGACTCCCAGGGAAATGCCTTTCCTCTCGACATCCTCCAAAACCGAAAACTAGTCCTGATTTCTTCCATCGCGCTGCCGGATTCTTTCGAGGACAGCGTCCACGCTCTCGGTCTCAACTGGGAAACCCATTTCCGCTTTCCCGACCATCATCCTTTCTCCCAGCCCGCCGAAATCGACCCCATCCTCCAGGCTCTTGGCGACGACGGCGTTCTGCTCTGCACGGAAAAGGATTTACCCAAACTCGCCCTCCATAAATCCCTGAACCCTTTGGCCCTCAGAATGAAACTTGTCTGCGCTGATGAACCCCGCTTGAAGCGGCTGGTGTTGGAAAAAGTGCGGGATGGCGACTGA
- a CDS encoding response regulator — MTICIVDDEESIVLSLREQLRASCPNWTICGFYNGLDALHEVIAGNIDLVITDIAMPDMDGYELFSRVKAHDPALPVIMMTGFGYDPDHVLLRSKTDGLKDVLFKPFDVEKLIALIDAKFGGEC; from the coding sequence ATGACAATTTGTATCGTTGACGACGAGGAGAGCATCGTTTTATCACTTCGGGAACAGCTCCGGGCTTCCTGCCCCAACTGGACAATTTGCGGCTTCTATAACGGCCTGGACGCCCTCCACGAGGTCATCGCGGGAAACATCGACCTCGTCATCACCGACATCGCCATGCCCGATATGGACGGCTACGAGCTTTTTTCCCGCGTCAAAGCCCACGACCCCGCCCTGCCGGTGATAATGATGACCGGCTTTGGCTACGACCCCGACCACGTCCTTTTACGCTCCAAAACCGACGGCCTGAAAGACGTTTTATTCAAACCCTTCGATGTGGAAAAACTCATCGCCCTCATCGATGCCAAATTTGGCGGGGAATGCTGA